A stretch of Geomonas oryzisoli DNA encodes these proteins:
- a CDS encoding cytochrome d ubiquinol oxidase subunit II gives MPDPVSLAALVAALALVLYALFGGADFGGGIWTALAFGPRAREQREALFNAIGPVWETNHVWLIFVVVTLFTAFPAGFSALFIALMTPLVVALVGINFRGAAYAFRHYGRASGRELPLTALVFEIASVLTPFALGMAVSATAAGSITIDNDVVATGTAVWLNPFTLMGGVIALCMCAYLAPVYMTVRVSGALQEDFRNASIAAGVALGVVTAVMIPLALQTAPEFSHRLLGSWPMLCVVCAVLSGVTTQLLLLLRHYRLAQVMTGATVVLTLAGFAAALHPDLIIQEMPLRAAAAPRSTLVAYLTVLPVGAAILVPSLWFLYWTFRGEPAPELPPAGKEP, from the coding sequence ATGCCTGATCCGGTATCGCTGGCCGCCCTGGTGGCCGCTCTCGCCTTGGTGCTGTACGCCCTTTTCGGCGGCGCCGATTTCGGAGGAGGCATCTGGACCGCGCTCGCTTTCGGGCCCCGGGCGCGTGAGCAGCGGGAGGCGCTCTTCAATGCCATAGGTCCGGTGTGGGAGACCAACCATGTCTGGCTCATTTTCGTGGTGGTGACGCTGTTCACGGCATTTCCTGCCGGCTTTTCCGCCTTGTTTATTGCGCTCATGACACCGCTGGTGGTCGCCCTGGTGGGAATCAACTTCAGGGGGGCGGCCTATGCCTTCCGGCACTACGGCAGGGCGTCGGGCCGGGAATTGCCTCTCACCGCGCTGGTCTTCGAGATCGCCAGTGTGCTCACCCCCTTTGCCCTGGGCATGGCGGTGTCGGCGACTGCGGCCGGCAGCATCACCATCGACAACGACGTGGTCGCTACCGGTACCGCGGTTTGGCTCAACCCTTTTACCCTCATGGGTGGCGTGATTGCCCTCTGCATGTGTGCTTACCTGGCGCCGGTGTACATGACGGTTCGGGTGAGCGGTGCGCTCCAGGAGGATTTCCGCAACGCATCGATCGCCGCCGGCGTGGCGCTCGGTGTGGTGACCGCGGTCATGATCCCGCTCGCCCTGCAGACGGCCCCGGAGTTCTCCCACAGGCTGCTCGGTTCCTGGCCCATGCTCTGTGTGGTCTGCGCGGTGCTCTCCGGGGTGACCACCCAGCTTTTGCTGCTGTTGAGGCACTACCGGCTCGCGCAGGTGATGACCGGTGCCACCGTGGTCCTTACCCTGGCCGGTTTTGCCGCCGCACTCCATCCCGATCTCATAATACAGGAGATGCCCCTGCGAGCCGCCGCAGCACCGCGCAGTACGCTCGTTGCATACCTGACCGTGCTTCCCGTCGGGGCCGCGATACTGGTTCCTTCCTTGTGGTTTCTGTACTGGACCTTCAGGGGGGAGCCGGCGCCGGAGCTCCCGCCGGCCGGGAAGGAGCCGTGA
- a CDS encoding cytochrome ubiquinol oxidase subunit I produces the protein MDNLLAARALMGVSFVFHIIYATLGIGLPLLLMLAEGLALKTGDDSWHRIARRWVLPAGVVFAIGAVSGTILSFELGLLWPRFMAFSGAMIGLAFSMEGFAFFTEAIFLSLYFYGERRLSRRALFLCTIPLTLAAAISAIFVISANGWMNAPSGFRMVNGSPSDVLPLKAFANEAWPHEALHGTLAAYVATSFAVAGYYAALLLRRRDTVDAKKALVLSLSVAAVTAPLMLVTGDWAADSVAHFQKAKLAAMEAHFKTSAAAPLVIGGWPDPDNGQVLYALRIPKLLSLLAQDDPNAVVQGLDAFPQGTTPDPRLVHPFFDLMVGSFFVMAIGLGWFWWLRWRTKVVPDGPRLLKYLIFASPFGIIALESGWLVTEFGRQPWVVQGYLRTSQSVTPNAGMVSVFVTFVVVYFCLTAGMLKLLLRHQGRHGVDGKEVGHA, from the coding sequence ATGGATAACCTCCTCGCTGCCCGTGCCCTCATGGGCGTTTCCTTTGTCTTCCACATCATTTATGCCACCCTTGGGATCGGTCTACCCCTCTTGCTCATGCTGGCCGAAGGACTGGCATTGAAGACCGGCGATGACAGTTGGCACCGAATCGCCAGGCGCTGGGTCCTCCCCGCAGGCGTTGTCTTCGCCATCGGCGCCGTTTCGGGAACAATCCTCTCCTTCGAGCTGGGGCTGCTGTGGCCCAGGTTCATGGCCTTCAGCGGGGCGATGATCGGCTTGGCCTTCTCCATGGAAGGGTTCGCCTTCTTCACCGAGGCGATCTTTCTCTCCCTTTACTTTTACGGTGAACGACGGCTTTCCAGGCGTGCTCTTTTCCTTTGCACCATACCCCTTACCCTGGCCGCGGCGATCTCCGCCATCTTCGTTATCAGCGCCAACGGTTGGATGAACGCACCCTCCGGGTTTCGGATGGTGAACGGATCCCCCTCCGATGTGCTGCCGCTCAAGGCCTTTGCCAACGAGGCATGGCCGCACGAGGCGCTGCACGGCACCCTCGCCGCCTATGTCGCCACGTCCTTTGCCGTTGCCGGCTACTACGCCGCCTTGCTCCTCAGGCGGAGGGACACCGTCGATGCGAAAAAGGCGCTGGTGTTGTCGCTTTCGGTGGCTGCGGTGACGGCGCCCCTCATGCTGGTGACGGGTGACTGGGCTGCCGATTCGGTGGCACATTTTCAGAAGGCGAAGCTGGCCGCGATGGAGGCGCATTTCAAAACCTCGGCTGCCGCGCCCCTGGTGATCGGCGGTTGGCCGGATCCGGATAACGGGCAGGTCCTCTACGCCTTGCGCATCCCGAAGCTTTTGAGCCTTCTCGCGCAGGACGACCCCAATGCTGTGGTGCAGGGGCTCGACGCGTTTCCCCAAGGAACAACGCCCGATCCCAGGCTGGTGCATCCCTTCTTCGACCTGATGGTCGGCTCTTTCTTCGTCATGGCGATCGGTCTGGGCTGGTTCTGGTGGCTGCGCTGGCGCACAAAGGTGGTACCGGATGGGCCTCGGTTATTGAAGTACCTCATCTTCGCCTCTCCCTTCGGCATCATCGCCCTGGAGAGCGGGTGGCTGGTGACCGAGTTCGGCCGGCAGCCCTGGGTGGTGCAGGGCTACCTGCGCACCTCGCAATCGGTTACCCCCAACGCCGGTATGGTCTCCGTGTTTGTAACCTTTGTCGTGGTCTACTTTTGCCTGACCGCCGGAATGTTGAAACTGCTGCTGCGTCACCAGGGGCGCCACGGTGTGGACGGCAAGGAGGTGGGACATGCCTGA
- a CDS encoding SRPBCC domain-containing protein, whose translation MKPFHTETVLQTTRDRVWELLSDFSLYPQWNPLFPKLAGPGTVGSSHEMVVHLPGIDPFTVQATLDVKGEGGLSWHSVFLGRPVLTWTFSSRIRVVAPESLEVRLDSEFRGVLAPLFRFALARSMEEGMEQLNQALRRWGEKGNVRCMRC comes from the coding sequence ATGAAACCCTTCCACACCGAAACAGTGCTGCAAACGACCAGGGACAGGGTATGGGAGCTGTTGAGCGACTTTTCCCTCTACCCGCAGTGGAACCCGCTGTTTCCCAAGCTTGCCGGACCCGGTACCGTGGGGAGCAGCCACGAAATGGTGGTCCATCTCCCCGGGATCGATCCCTTTACCGTGCAGGCGACGCTTGATGTTAAAGGGGAGGGGGGACTCTCGTGGCACAGTGTCTTCCTGGGACGTCCCGTGCTTACCTGGACCTTTTCCTCCCGCATCCGGGTGGTTGCTCCCGAGAGCCTTGAGGTCCGGCTCGACTCCGAGTTTCGCGGCGTGCTGGCGCCTTTGTTCCGGTTCGCCCTGGCGAGGTCGATGGAAGAGGGGATGGAGCAACTGAACCAGGCGCTGCGCCGCTGGGGCGAGAAGGGAAATGTGCGCTGCATGAGGTGCTGA
- a CDS encoding PaaI family thioesterase, translating into MNECCTADQHASVLNLPPVQGRWPGSCFVCSEGHPHGLGLRFHHTADGVACLTAVPATYCGFDGMVHGGIISALMDEAAAYALFARHGRLGVTREINVRFLKPVPTGTEIRVVGQVLTFDPPEAEVVMAIYDADGQRLAEGRTLWSFPRLSRIAALAGVEEEVLQNFLDDCQKVS; encoded by the coding sequence ATGAATGAATGTTGCACTGCGGACCAGCATGCGTCCGTTCTTAACCTGCCGCCGGTTCAGGGGCGCTGGCCCGGCTCCTGCTTTGTCTGCTCGGAGGGGCACCCGCACGGGTTGGGCCTTCGCTTTCACCATACCGCCGACGGCGTCGCCTGCCTGACCGCCGTCCCCGCGACGTACTGCGGTTTCGACGGTATGGTGCACGGAGGGATCATCTCCGCGCTCATGGACGAGGCCGCCGCCTACGCGCTTTTCGCACGTCACGGCAGGCTCGGGGTGACCCGCGAGATCAACGTCCGTTTTCTGAAACCGGTCCCTACCGGCACCGAGATCCGGGTTGTGGGCCAGGTGCTCACCTTCGATCCCCCGGAGGCGGAGGTGGTGATGGCCATCTACGATGCCGACGGGCAGCGTCTTGCCGAGGGGCGCACCTTGTGGTCCTTCCCGCGCCTGTCCCGCATCGCGGCCCTGGCCGGCGTAGAAGAAGAGGTGCTGCAGAATTTCCTGGATGACTGCCAGAAGGTTTCCTGA